The Acomys russatus chromosome 3, mAcoRus1.1, whole genome shotgun sequence genome has a window encoding:
- the Wdfy4 gene encoding WD repeat- and FYVE domain-containing protein 4 isoform X1 codes for MDVEEFSKAEDRPEDPGFQNEGQSLAEKPNFPLEGQITDPTVLWDMLEKKFLEYQQLTHKNLEERRKSLLSLLPLFLKAWEHSVGIICFRSLQSLAEDVSDQLAQEIQQALSGKPAEQARAAAGQLLRWKSDTNQDRYLLLKSVYVLTGTDSETLGRVVESGLPALLLQCLYLFFAFPVEKDVPLESDVQGQRLFVQMLLNICSESQGLEGLLSGSELQSLLIATTCLREHSCFSWKEAAFCVLRAISKAQSPSVIQYLRSADCVRLSVQNLSKLADTLPAAEVSEAVNLILNFVRDSYAISSALLLEFENGEGYPLLLKVLLRYDGLTQGEVEPQLQELMELVMWLTTCGRSELKVFDSVTYPQLEGFKFHHEASGVTVKNLQAFQVLQNVFHRASDSVLCSQVLSAIKTMWAWNPRNFFLLEWTLQPISQFVEVMPLKPASVQAHFFQLLETLVFQLLYVPHEILAKVQRLIKESPELSCTLVALGSILRITASDPLFTDIFRDSGLLGLLLAQLRKQAKIMRKSGNKGCSPGVQDPERELTCVMLNTVVTLLQGSVRNAVVLKDHGMVPFIKIFLDDDCYRGASLSILEQLSVINAEEYMSIIVGALCSSTQAELQLKLDLLKVRSSPPL; via the exons ATGGATGTTGAAGAGTTTTCAAAGGCTGAGGACAGACCTGAGGACCCGGGTTTTCAAAATGAAGGCCAGTCCCTTGCCGAGAAGCCCAATTTTCCACTAGAAGGTCAGATTACTGACCCAACTGTCCTCTGGGACATGCTTGAGAAGAAATTTCTGGAATACCAGCAGCTAACGCACAAGAACCTGGAAGAACGCCGGAAGAGCCTGCTGAGTCTTCTCCCACTATTCCTAAAG GCCTGGGAACATTCTGTGGGCATCATCTGCTTTCGCAGTCTCCAAAGTCTGGCAGAAGATGTGTCCGACCAGCTTGCCCAAGAAATACAACAGGCACTTTCTGGAAAGCCGGCAG AGCAAGCCCGGGCTGCTGCTGGGCAGCTACTGCGGTGGAAGAGTGACACGAATCAGGACCGCTACCTGCTCCTAAAATCGGTGTATGTGCTCACAGGGACAGACTCG GAGACGCTGGGCAGAGTGGTGGAATCAGGCCTTCCGGCCCTGCTCCTGCAGTGCCTGTAtctcttctttgcttttcctGTGGAGAAGGATGTGCCTTTGGAGAGCGATGTTCAGGGGCAGAGGCTGTTCGTGCAG ATGTTGCTGAACATTTGCAGCGAGTCTCAGGGTCTGGAGGGACTTCTCTCAGGAAGCGAGCTCCAGTCTCTACTGATAGCTACCACCTGTCTGCGGGAACACAGCTGCTTCTCCTGGAAAGAggctgccttctgtgtgctgcgGGCTATCTCCAAGGCGCAGAGCCCCAGCGTCATCCAATATCTGCGAT CAGCAGACTGTGTCCGGCTCTCAGTTCAGAACCTCTCCAAGTTGGCGGACACTCTCCCTGCAGCTGAGGTGAGCGAGGCCGTGAACCTCATCCTGAACTTTGTGAGAGACTCCTATGCCATCTCCTCTGCGCTGCTCCTGGAGTTTGAGAATGGGGAGGGCTACCCTCTGCTCCTCAAGGTACTGCTGCG GTACGATGGGCTGACCCAGGGTGAGGtggaaccccagctccaggagctcATGGAGCTGGTGATGTGGCTGACAACTTGTGGGAGGTCAGAACTGAAGGTGTTTGACAGCGTCACATATCCTCAGCTTGAAGGCTTCAAGTTCCATCATGAGGCTTCGG GTGTGACCGTGAAGAATCTCCAGGCCTTCCAGGTGCTGCAGAATGTTTTCCACAGAGCCAGTGACTCTGTCCTTTGTAGTCAAGTGCTTTCGGCCATCAAGACCATGTGGGCCTGGAACCCTCGAAATTTCTTCCTGTTGGAGTGGACCCTGCAGCCCATCTCACAGTTTGTCGAGGTCATGCCCCTGAAGCCGGCCTCAGTGCAGGCACACTTTTTCCAGCTGCTGGAGACTCTGGTGTTCCAGCTTCTCTATGTGCCTCATGAGATCCTCGCTAAAGTGCAGCGTCTGATCAAGGAGAGCCCCGAGCTGTCCTGCACCCTTGTGGCCTTGGGGAGCATCCTCAGGATCACGGCCAGTGACCCGCTCTTCACAGACATCTTCCGGGACTCAGGACTTCTAGGTCTGCTGCTGGCCCAGCTACGGAAACAGGCCAAGATCATGAGGAAGTCAG GAAACAAGGGGTGCAGCCCTGGTGTGCAGGATCCAGAGAGGGAACTCACCTGTGTGATGCTGAACACCGTGGTCACACTTCTGCAAGGCTCTGTTCGCAATGCAG TTGTCCTAAAAGATCATGGCATGGTGCCCTTCATCAAGATCTTTCTGGATGACGATTGCTACCGAGGGGCCTCACTCAGCATCTTGGAGCAGCTCTCAGTCATCAACGCAGAGGAGTACATGAGCATCATTGTGGGTGCTTTGTGTTCATCTACCCAGGCGGAGCTGCAGCTGAAGCTGGATCTTCTCAAGGTGAGGTCAAGCCCTCCTTTGTGA